One stretch of Tenacibaculum sp. MAR_2010_89 DNA includes these proteins:
- a CDS encoding TonB-dependent receptor domain-containing protein, producing MKKILLLLLTILSMNTYAQMSKGNLSKPGSVYGKVIDQTTKEPLPYVNIIIKDVAKKIITGGITNENGIFTVKNIPEGNSIVEIQFIGYKTINKPIAIKGSRKKINLGTISLLEDATTLDEVEVRAETSTVTQKVDRKVINVGKDLTSAGATASELLNNVQSVSVDSQTGNISLRGNDNVRVLVDGKPTNISAAQLLQQIPSSSIKSIELITNPSAKYNPEGMSGIINIILNKKANMGFNGSINTGVEAGHYVRYNGSLDMNYKTGNVNFFANYGTRLGKRHNYGYVNRTSPQTINQNFVFDNDNTSHLLKVGADIYINDKNTLSVYTTQNWFDGLATGSTMVRNNGVLLTNAPTVSNSESNSSAYNFNYKLDFDKKGHNIEFEANFSNSKSPEVAVFNELINPSDKSLNYNNSVTNNRDNTLLNLDYTNPVSKNGKLELGAEVRINKTSNSIITNQENLNNSSFNYDRNIFSSYITYSHKFNKITMQIGARLEQYEIEGDFVNGTSTAKITDDIFTVYPSAFFTYNPSDKNQFQLSYSRRVDRPGIGQLNPIREWSTPLITSIGEPTLRPQFTNSFEVNYTRRIKGGSLTFGTFYRKINDNISRLTYKDPLDTNVPKVKQILSFINFPDNDAYGLEFSANYRIAKWWRANASLDFYSQSQKGIVNYKEANERTTDVKTNVFNSRISNSFTATKNLRFQLFAMYRGGQDGIQFNSKSMWMINTGASLRVLKGKGNLTLRVNDIFKGMRFAFDAETPFTQNGQFNWESQSAYIGFNYRFGGGKNKAKSRRRRDSNEKQGSGGFI from the coding sequence ATGAAAAAAATACTACTTTTACTTTTAACCATTTTAAGCATGAATACATATGCCCAAATGTCTAAAGGTAATTTATCTAAACCTGGATCAGTTTACGGAAAGGTAATTGATCAAACTACAAAAGAACCTTTACCATACGTTAACATTATAATCAAAGATGTTGCCAAAAAAATAATAACTGGAGGAATTACTAATGAAAACGGAATATTTACAGTGAAAAATATTCCTGAAGGAAATAGTATTGTTGAAATACAGTTTATAGGATACAAAACTATTAACAAACCAATTGCTATTAAAGGGAGTCGTAAAAAAATTAATTTAGGAACTATTTCATTACTAGAAGACGCTACTACGTTAGATGAAGTTGAAGTTCGTGCTGAAACATCTACTGTAACACAAAAAGTGGATAGAAAAGTAATAAATGTAGGTAAAGATTTAACATCTGCAGGAGCAACAGCTTCAGAGTTATTAAATAACGTACAATCAGTAAGTGTTGATAGTCAAACAGGAAACATAAGTTTACGTGGAAATGACAATGTACGTGTATTAGTGGACGGAAAACCTACAAATATTAGTGCTGCTCAATTATTGCAACAAATCCCTTCAAGTTCAATTAAAAGTATTGAATTAATAACCAACCCTTCTGCTAAATATAACCCTGAAGGTATGAGTGGTATTATCAATATCATTTTAAATAAAAAAGCAAACATGGGCTTTAATGGTTCAATTAATACTGGTGTTGAAGCTGGGCATTATGTTCGTTATAATGGTTCATTAGACATGAATTATAAAACAGGTAATGTTAATTTTTTTGCTAATTATGGTACACGTTTAGGAAAAAGACATAATTATGGATATGTTAATCGTACTTCACCACAAACTATTAATCAAAACTTTGTTTTTGATAACGACAATACATCTCATTTATTAAAAGTTGGAGCTGATATCTATATAAATGATAAAAATACTTTATCAGTTTATACTACTCAAAATTGGTTTGATGGTTTAGCAACTGGATCAACAATGGTTAGAAATAATGGTGTATTACTTACTAATGCTCCTACTGTTTCAAATTCTGAAAGTAATTCAAGTGCTTATAACTTTAACTATAAGTTAGATTTTGATAAAAAAGGCCATAACATTGAATTTGAAGCTAACTTTTCTAATTCAAAATCCCCTGAAGTAGCGGTATTTAACGAACTAATTAATCCTAGTGATAAATCTTTAAACTATAATAATAGTGTTACTAACAATAGAGACAATACGTTACTTAATTTAGATTATACAAATCCTGTTTCAAAAAATGGTAAACTTGAATTAGGTGCAGAAGTTAGAATAAACAAAACTTCTAATAGTATTATTACCAATCAAGAAAACCTAAACAACTCTTCATTTAATTATGATAGAAATATATTTTCTTCATACATAACTTACAGTCATAAGTTTAATAAAATAACTATGCAAATAGGAGCTCGTTTAGAGCAGTATGAAATAGAAGGTGATTTTGTTAATGGAACTTCAACTGCTAAGATTACTGATGATATTTTCACTGTTTACCCTTCAGCCTTTTTTACCTATAATCCGTCTGATAAGAATCAGTTTCAGTTAAGCTATAGCCGAAGAGTTGATCGTCCTGGTATAGGTCAATTAAATCCTATTAGAGAATGGAGTACTCCTTTAATAACATCGATTGGAGAACCAACATTACGTCCGCAGTTTACTAATTCTTTTGAAGTTAATTATACACGTAGAATTAAAGGAGGTTCTTTAACTTTTGGAACTTTTTACAGAAAAATAAATGATAACATATCTAGATTAACCTACAAAGATCCTTTAGACACAAATGTACCTAAGGTAAAACAAATTTTATCTTTCATTAACTTCCCAGATAATGATGCTTATGGTTTAGAGTTTTCAGCAAATTATAGAATTGCAAAATGGTGGAGAGCAAATGCAAGTTTAGATTTCTATTCTCAATCTCAAAAAGGTATTGTAAACTACAAAGAAGCTAATGAAAGAACTACAGATGTAAAAACAAATGTTTTCAATTCAAGAATTAGTAACAGTTTTACAGCAACTAAGAATTTACGTTTTCAATTATTTGCAATGTATCGTGGTGGTCAGGATGGTATACAATTTAATAGTAAATCTATGTGGATGATCAATACCGGTGCTAGTTTAAGAGTATTAAAAGGTAAAGGTAATTTAACACTTAGAGTTAATGATATCTTCAAAGGAATGAGATTTGCCTTTGATGCTGAAACACCATTTACTCAAAACGGACAATTCAATTGGGAAAGTCAATCAGCTTATATAGGCTTTAACTACCGCTTTGGTGGAGGAAAAAATAAAGCTAAATCTCGAAGAAGAAGAGATAGTAATGAAAAACAAGGTAGCGGAGGGTTCATTTAA